The Engystomops pustulosus chromosome 1, aEngPut4.maternal, whole genome shotgun sequence genome has a window encoding:
- the LOC140118511 gene encoding proteasome subunit beta type-11-like yields MALQSVCGWGATNSRQKPTHNLNLFPSYISTFNRFPDLLQTSQRSDSSHHRDSRPPPPAHGTTTLAFLYADGIAVATDSRSSAGKLVSSPDSRKAFLIHSHLLATTSGSSADCQFFGRALARECKLYKVRNGTMPSVQGAAKMLSVLMSPFRGTDICAAFTLCGWDRNGPCICYAYNDGTRLCSDIISVGSGSPYAYSIIDEGYRPGMEEEEARQLARRAVCHAGRRDAYSGGFVDVYWVRERGCEKDPREDQVQLYKKLEEEQKKEMQDKYNKKT; encoded by the coding sequence ATGGCACTGCAGAGTGTTTGTGGATGGGGTGCTACTAATTCAAGACAGAAGCCAACTCATAACCTAAACCTATTTCCTTCTTACATTTCAACATTTAATCGTTTCCCGGACTTGCTTCAGACATCCCAAAGATCTGATTCTTCTCATCATCGTGACTCtagaccaccaccaccagcacatGGCACAACCACTTTGGCTTTCCTTTATGCAGACGGTATTGCTGTTGCAACCGATTCACGTTCCTCTGCTGGGAAGCTTGTCAGCAGCCCAGATAGCCGCAAAGCTTTCCTAATTCACAGTCATCTGCTGGCCACCACCTCAGGAAGTTCTGCTGACTGCCAGTTTTTTGGTCGAGCTTTGGCCAGAGAGTGCAAGCTATATAAAGTGAGAAACGGGACCATGCCAAGTGTTCAAGGAGCAGCCAAAATGTTGAGTGTCTTGATGTCGCCATTTCGTGGAACTGATATCTGTGCTGCCTTTACTCTTTGTGGCTGGGATCGGAATGGACCTTGTATATGTTATGCATACAACGATGGAACCCGTCTATGTTCTGATATTATTTCTGTGGGATCAGGCTCCCCATATGCATACAGTATCATTGATGAAGGCTATAGGCCTGGTATGGAGGAAGAGGAAGCTCGTCAGCTAGCCAGACGAGCAGTGTGCCATGCAGGGAGAAGAGATGCCTACTCAGGAGGATTTGTGGATGTATACTGGGTAAGAGAAAGGGGATGTGAAAAGGATCCTAGAGAAGATCAAGTACAACTTTATAAGAAATTGGAAGAAGAGCAAAAGAAAGAAATGCAAGACAAGtacaataaaaaaacttaa